One Gemmatimonadota bacterium DNA window includes the following coding sequences:
- a CDS encoding mechanosensitive ion channel has translation MLEFFYNWLLSLGVEPEMAQNWTAPLLVGLCILVLSVIADFIVKRIALRTLKYVIEKTTTPWDDAFVEHRVLDRLAHLAPAVVIYLLADLPFAGMTEADRDYCVAIVRDAVQIFVVIISIWVVAAFLNAALSVYQTFEISREIPGKGFVQVLKILAYFVGGILILSILLDRNPVYFLSGLGALMAVLLLVFKDAILGLVAGVQLSANKMVAVGDWIEMPKYGADGDVIEVALTTVKVQNWDKTITSIPSYSLISESFKNWRGMQESGGRRIKRSILINIQTIKFCDEEMLARFSKIKYIAAYIEHKKDELAKFNQTQEIDESSLVNGRRMTNVGTFRAYIVAYLRNHPKVNLEMTFLVRQLPPQEHGLPIEIYVFCNDTVWANYEAIQADIFDHILSVVPEFDLSVFQAPTGHDFKHLAAKN, from the coding sequence GCTCAAAATTGGACTGCACCACTATTGGTGGGCCTGTGCATTTTGGTGCTCAGTGTGATTGCCGATTTTATCGTAAAGCGCATAGCTCTGCGAACGCTAAAGTACGTGATTGAAAAAACGACAACACCCTGGGACGATGCATTTGTAGAGCATCGGGTTCTGGACCGGTTGGCGCATCTGGCTCCCGCAGTGGTCATCTACCTTTTGGCCGACTTGCCATTTGCGGGAATGACAGAAGCAGACCGGGATTATTGCGTAGCGATTGTTCGGGATGCCGTACAAATTTTTGTCGTAATCATCAGCATCTGGGTGGTTGCGGCATTTCTCAATGCCGCGCTATCTGTTTATCAGACATTTGAGATCTCCCGCGAAATCCCCGGCAAGGGTTTTGTGCAGGTCTTGAAAATACTGGCGTATTTTGTAGGCGGCATTTTGATTTTGTCAATTTTGTTAGATCGAAATCCCGTATATTTCCTGAGCGGATTGGGTGCATTGATGGCCGTGCTTTTGCTGGTATTTAAAGATGCCATCCTGGGATTGGTTGCGGGCGTACAACTGAGCGCGAATAAAATGGTCGCCGTTGGAGATTGGATTGAGATGCCGAAATACGGCGCAGATGGAGATGTCATTGAAGTGGCATTGACCACCGTAAAGGTGCAAAATTGGGACAAAACAATTACCTCAATCCCTTCCTATTCATTGATCAGTGAATCGTTCAAGAACTGGCGCGGCATGCAGGAATCGGGTGGGCGTCGAATCAAGCGATCAATTTTAATCAATATCCAAACAATCAAATTTTGCGACGAAGAGATGCTGGCGCGATTTTCAAAAATCAAATACATCGCTGCCTATATCGAACACAAGAAAGACGAACTCGCAAAATTCAATCAGACGCAAGAGATAGATGAGTCGAGTCTGGTAAATGGGCGGCGCATGACCAACGTGGGCACATTTCGGGCATACATCGTCGCGTATTTGAGAAATCATCCAAAAGTCAACCTGGAAATGACATTTTTGGTGCGACAACTGCCGCCGCAGGAACATGGCTTACCAATAGAAATTTACGTCTTCTGCAACGATACGGTATGGGCGAACTACGAGGCGATTCAGGCGGATATTTTCGACCACATCCTATCCGTAGTGCCCGAGTTTGACCTCAGCGTATTCCAGGCACCAACAGGACATGATTTTAAGCACCTCGCTGCAAAAAATTGA